From Cryptococcus neoformans var. grubii H99 chromosome 6, complete sequence:
TCTGTCCAGATGCTCGGTACGCCATTTTCTTTATTCGTATATACGAGTTTAGGATCTCGTACTGACCTGTTTTCATGAAAAATACAGAATCGTCTACTCAAACAATGACCATCACTCAAAGTCTTTACGAAACCTACAGCTCCCTcttgtcctcttccgccCAGCTCGTTCGAGCCCTCGAGAAAGCAGACACGATGGATCGCCTCATAATCTTTGcagctctcttcttcttcctgtgcGTGGTCGGGTGGGTCATTAAGAGAAGGGTGTTGGACCGGACAGTGGGCGTGGTGATCGGCGGGGTTGGTAAAGGGGTGGGATGGTATCTGGGTGGAAGCTGGAGGTTGATCCGGATGGTGTTGAGTGGAGGTGGCGGTGGTAGTAATGGACATGGAGGGCTGGAGCTCGCAAATCAGAGGGTTGGAGGTGGGATGGTGGATGGAGTCGAGGAAGGAGTGCCCATACCGCAAGTAGGAGAAGATTCTGCTGTGGGCGGAGTCAAGCTTGTAGCCGACTATCATGACGTCCCGCCACCTCTTGCACCTGCAAGCCAGCCATCGCAAATGCAAGGCATGGAGGAAATCAACGGGATCAATGCTGAACATAGAGGAGACAATGCTGAGGTTATACCGAATGATCAAGGGGAGAGGATTGTTCCCTCTTGGGTGCAGAACCAGGGACGAGACGAGCT
This genomic window contains:
- a CDS encoding protein transporter SEC20; the encoded protein is MQAPPTSLSDLLPPLHRRLADIQSYQLPRLSTFSGPPDMHSELVDELRTDLESIRRQLAIAKELSLYAPQQSEAREVEGIEKEYIRLKSDFRRATVDSKKALASRQSRAHELSLKSDFEPNASTDETTRGGEAKSAAELGIGGDDELQTKTNEVTVALRRTTALMQTELERSVLSVQMLESSTQTMTITQSLYETYSSLLSSSAQLVRALEKADTMDRLIIFAALFFFLCVVGWVIKRRVLDRTVGVVIGGVGKGVGWYLGGSWRLIRMVLSGGGGGSNGHGGLELANQRVGGGMVDGVEEGVPIPQVGEDSAVGGVKLVADYHDVPPPLAPASQPSQMQGMEEINGINAEHRGDNAEVIPNDQGERIVPSWVQNQGRDEL